From Verrucomicrobiia bacterium, one genomic window encodes:
- a CDS encoding response regulator produces the protein MDRITVIIAENELSEREKLKGQLANEQDIEVIGEARDGKECLELVKRHRPSVVLIKEDLPIVSGLTVAEQLSSELPEVGVILILTGSEGQEVWHKMLRAGIKEFLTHPFPVDRLLEEVRKVHGIQSKAAKRATTTAPSAPVETETAKRRVITITGPRGGCGKTVIAANLAVALAGVSEKVALVDLNLWGGDVAMLLDVSPKRTLGDLLPGFGGIDYDVVDSVMSKHASGVSVLAAPLTGTFDGSTLSRYMVQSILEALRENYEYTVIDTGYANLESTLAAMDYSDLILVVVGMDLPRLRDGKLYLKNLLAANYPKEKIRVIVNRSTNSKEISASEVETILEFPVTTQIPSDDGLVGSSVNLGQAFVSSSPGKPVSRAVLTLAEMVSPAGMSAKKRSGKWFSFMQ, from the coding sequence ATGGATCGCATCACCGTCATCATTGCGGAAAACGAGCTCAGTGAGCGTGAAAAGCTCAAGGGCCAGCTCGCCAACGAGCAGGACATCGAGGTCATTGGAGAAGCGCGCGATGGCAAGGAGTGCCTGGAACTCGTCAAGCGACACCGACCATCCGTCGTGCTCATCAAAGAAGATCTGCCGATTGTTAGCGGGCTAACGGTCGCGGAACAGCTCTCGTCTGAACTCCCCGAAGTGGGTGTGATCCTTATCCTGACCGGCTCGGAGGGCCAGGAGGTCTGGCACAAGATGCTCCGCGCCGGCATCAAAGAATTCCTTACCCACCCGTTCCCGGTGGATCGGCTCCTCGAAGAAGTCCGCAAAGTCCACGGCATCCAGTCGAAGGCGGCGAAACGCGCGACTACCACGGCACCCTCGGCGCCCGTGGAGACGGAAACCGCGAAACGACGGGTCATCACCATCACCGGTCCGCGCGGCGGCTGTGGTAAGACTGTCATTGCGGCAAATCTTGCAGTGGCCCTGGCCGGCGTGAGTGAAAAAGTGGCGCTAGTCGACCTGAACCTGTGGGGCGGCGATGTCGCCATGCTCCTGGATGTTTCGCCGAAGCGCACGTTGGGCGATCTGTTGCCGGGTTTCGGTGGCATTGACTACGATGTCGTTGACAGCGTCATGTCCAAGCATGCGTCGGGTGTCTCAGTGCTGGCGGCCCCGTTGACGGGAACCTTTGACGGCTCGACGCTCTCTCGCTATATGGTGCAGAGCATCCTCGAAGCTTTGCGCGAGAACTACGAGTACACGGTCATCGATACCGGCTACGCCAATCTGGAGTCCACTCTTGCCGCGATGGATTACTCGGATCTGATTCTTGTGGTCGTGGGAATGGATTTACCGCGGTTGCGCGACGGGAAGCTTTACTTGAAGAATCTCCTTGCCGCCAATTACCCGAAGGAGAAGATTCGCGTCATCGTTAATCGCTCCACAAATTCGAAGGAAATCTCCGCGTCGGAGGTCGAGACGATTCTGGAGTTTCCAGTGACGACACAGATCCCCAGTGACGACGGGCTCGTAGGTTCATCGGTGAACCTCGGCCAGGCTTTTGTCAGCTCCAGCCCCGGCAAGCCCGTGTCGAGGGCGGTCCTGACCCTGGCGGAAATGGTGTCGCCGGCAGGCATGTCTGCAAAGAAACGATCAGGGAAATGGTTTTCGTTTATGCAATAA
- a CDS encoding type II secretion system F family protein produces the protein MPILSVIYILVVAAVLLLAYGVYLQMTRRRAILAERLETYANIEEEAARNTDDELQRLSQLPRFLHMVFGSGYMLRVEEDLARADIPMRPTEYLLLRVVLVGLGYIIGRYFFGYFHSGVILAVIGFIAPIMFVRVHQNRRRAKFVRQLADALMLLTNSLRSGYGFLKGLELIAKEMGDPISKELNRMLREVNLGTTVDDALLNLGRRVNSQDLDIVIGAYLVQKDVGGNLTEIMEKVAETIRERLRIQGDVRVLTTQGKLSGFVVGLMPFVVFLVLIVTAPDYFNSMFGPPIWWHFLGHDVSMGVVMLVSAVGWQFIGFYMIYKIVSMKV, from the coding sequence ATGCCCATTCTGTCAGTCATCTACATTCTGGTTGTGGCGGCGGTTCTGTTGCTCGCCTACGGCGTGTATTTGCAGATGACGCGGCGGCGTGCCATCCTGGCCGAGCGTCTCGAGACATACGCCAACATTGAAGAGGAAGCTGCGCGGAACACCGATGATGAATTGCAGAGGCTGAGTCAGCTTCCGCGGTTCTTGCACATGGTGTTTGGGTCCGGGTACATGTTGCGGGTGGAGGAAGACCTCGCGCGCGCTGATATTCCGATGCGTCCCACCGAGTATCTGTTACTGCGGGTGGTGCTCGTGGGCCTGGGGTACATAATCGGCCGCTACTTTTTCGGCTATTTCCATAGCGGGGTCATCCTGGCTGTGATTGGTTTTATCGCGCCGATTATGTTCGTGCGCGTGCATCAGAACCGGCGCCGCGCCAAGTTCGTCCGACAATTGGCCGATGCGCTTATGTTGTTGACCAACTCCCTGCGCTCTGGCTACGGCTTCCTCAAGGGGCTGGAGCTTATTGCGAAAGAGATGGGCGATCCGATTTCCAAGGAATTGAACCGTATGTTGCGGGAGGTCAATTTGGGCACGACGGTGGACGATGCGCTGTTGAACCTCGGGCGCCGCGTGAACAGCCAGGACCTGGACATTGTCATTGGCGCCTACCTCGTGCAAAAGGACGTCGGCGGCAATCTGACCGAGATCATGGAAAAGGTCGCCGAGACGATCCGCGAGCGGTTGCGCATTCAAGGAGATGTGCGTGTGTTGACGACGCAGGGCAAGCTCTCAGGGTTCGTGGTCGGTTTGATGCCCTTCGTGGTTTTTCTGGTCCTGATCGTGACGGCCCCGGATTATTTTAACTCCATGTTTGGGCCTCCGATCTGGTGGCATTTCCTGGGCCACGATGTATCGATGGGCGTAGTCATGCTGGTGTCGGCAGTGGGTTGGCAGTTTATTGGGTTTTACATGATCTACAAGATCGTCTCCATGAAGGTCTGA
- a CDS encoding CpaF family protein, with protein MANTPEISTQLYLESKNAILAYLIQNIDQKLLEKGDEALLRRRVEELVEEKLRSEKLPFSRQMRNRLVSDMADEILGFGPIEPLLRDPTVTEVMVNRPDQVYCERFGKLELTDIQFRDLQHIRHVIDKIVTPLGRRVDESSPMVDARLPDGSRVNAIISPLSLNGPVLTIRKFSVDPYTVEDLIGFGTLTQGMAAFLAACVKVKLNVLVSGGSGAGKTTLLNVLSSFIPEGERVVTVEDAAELKLHQPHVVRLESRPPNIEGKGEIKIRDLVRNCLRMRPDRIVVGEVRGGEALDMLQAMNTGHEGSISTVHSNTPRDALARLETMVMMSGMELPSRAIREQIAAAVHMIVQIGRLSDGSRKVISVTEIQGMEGNVIVLQDLFTFQQKGVGEGGKVLGTMQATGMVPKFIDRFNSASIHLPSEIFKRTSEVR; from the coding sequence ATGGCGAACACCCCGGAAATCAGCACACAATTATATCTCGAGTCCAAGAACGCCATTCTGGCGTACTTGATCCAGAATATTGACCAGAAACTTCTCGAAAAAGGCGACGAGGCGCTGTTGCGTCGGCGCGTCGAGGAATTGGTCGAGGAGAAGCTTCGTTCCGAAAAGTTGCCGTTCTCGCGCCAGATGCGCAACCGGCTGGTCTCCGACATGGCCGACGAGATTCTCGGCTTTGGGCCCATCGAACCGCTGCTGCGCGACCCGACCGTCACCGAAGTCATGGTCAACCGCCCCGACCAGGTCTATTGCGAACGGTTCGGCAAACTTGAATTGACAGACATCCAATTCCGTGACCTCCAGCATATTCGCCACGTCATCGACAAAATAGTCACCCCGCTGGGCCGCCGCGTTGATGAATCCAGCCCGATGGTGGACGCCCGACTGCCCGATGGCTCGCGCGTGAATGCCATCATTTCGCCGCTGTCCCTCAACGGCCCGGTGCTCACGATTCGTAAATTCTCGGTCGACCCGTACACCGTGGAGGACCTGATCGGGTTTGGCACCCTGACCCAGGGCATGGCGGCCTTCCTGGCCGCCTGTGTAAAGGTCAAGCTCAACGTGCTGGTATCGGGTGGATCCGGTGCGGGCAAGACGACGCTACTTAATGTCCTCTCGTCCTTCATTCCTGAAGGCGAACGCGTGGTTACGGTCGAGGATGCGGCGGAATTGAAGCTCCACCAACCTCACGTCGTGCGGCTCGAGTCGCGCCCGCCCAATATCGAAGGCAAGGGTGAAATCAAAATTCGCGACCTCGTCCGCAATTGCCTGCGTATGCGTCCTGACCGCATTGTGGTCGGCGAAGTGCGCGGCGGCGAGGCTCTCGACATGTTACAGGCGATGAACACCGGCCATGAAGGTTCCATTTCCACGGTTCACTCCAATACGCCACGCGATGCGCTGGCGCGCCTGGAGACGATGGTCATGATGTCCGGCATGGAGCTGCCTTCGCGCGCCATCCGCGAGCAGATCGCCGCGGCGGTGCACATGATCGTCCAAATCGGGCGCTTGAGCGACGGCAGCCGCAAGGTCATCAGCGTGACTGAAATCCAGGGGATGGAAGGCAACGTGATCGTCTTGCAGGATCTGTTCACTTTCCAGCAGAAGGGCGTCGGCGAAGGCGGCAAGGTGTTGGGAACGATGCAAGCCACGGGGATGGTGCCGAAGTTTATCGACCGCTTCAATTCAGCGAGCATCCATTTGCCCTCAGAGATCTTTAAGAGAACGAGCGAGGTTCGTTAA